The region TGCCGCAACATCGTGCTGACGGCCGATCGCCACGGCTACGACAACATGCTGCTGCCTTCGGGCTACGGCCTCGGCATCGATTCGATCGCTTTCGCCGGTGGCGTGGCGCCGCTGCTGCGTCAGATCCGACTGCTCGTCGCCGTGCGCTGTGGCGAACTCTGGCCGCCGCAGCTCGCCCGCCAGCTCGCCACGCTCGACCAGATGCTCGGTGGGCGACTCACCGTCAACATCATCTCCTCGGACCTTCCGGGGCAGACGCTCGAGAGCGGACAGCGCTACGCGCGCACGCTCGAGATCATGCAGGTGTTGCGCACGCTCCTCGACGGCAAGCCCGTCGACTTCCACGGCGAGTTCATCGATCTGTCGCTCGACCCGCCGGGCGCGCGAACCGTCTCCGGACGTTGCCCACCCTTCTACTTCGGCGGGCTCTCGGAGCCCGCACGCGAGGTGGCTGCCGCGGGTGCGGACGTCTTCCTCATGTGGCCCGACACGCTGCCGGCCGTCGAGGAGAACCTGCGCGATATGCGCGCGCGCGCCGAGAAGCACGGCCGAACGCTGCGCTTCGGCTATCGCGCCCATGTGGTCGTGCGCGAAACCGAGGAGGAAGCCCGCGCCGCCGCGGATCGCCTGATCTCGAAGCTCGACGACGACGCGGGCCGGGAGATTCGCGAAAAATCTCTGGACTCGCAGTCGGTGGGCGTGCGTCGCCAGGCGGAGCTGCGCGAGAGCGCGGCTGGCGACGGCTACGCTGAGCCGAACCTGTGGACGGGCGTCGGACGCGCGCGCTCGGGCTGCGGCGCCGCCATCGTTGGCGATCCCGATCAGGTGCTCGCGAAGCTCCAGGCCTACGAGAAGCTCGGGATCGAGGCCTTCATCCTCTCGGGCTATCCGCACGCGACGGAATGCGACCTGTTCGCACGCCACGTGCTCCCGCAGCTCGACCATGGACCGCTCATCTGAACGAGCGCGTTGTCCGCTACCGAATCACCGGGAACGTCATAGAGCGCTTTGAAACCACAGCCTGGAACAGATCATTCGGAAACAGAGAGAGGGCCGGAAATGGGTCGAAGAGTATTGTTGGGACTCGTTCTCCTCGTCCTGTTCGTGGCAGCCTGGTTCGGAAAGCTGCTCGTGGATGCCGGGCAGTTCCGCACTCTCGAACCCCATTTCGAAGGGAGTTGCCGACTCGTAGCCGGCGCTCCCGGGCCCGAGGATCTCACGATCCATCCGGAGAAGCGGGTGGCTTACGTGTCCGCGGCGAACCGCCGCGCGGCCATGGCCGGGCAGTCGGTGCCCGGTGCGATCCTGGCCTACGCCCTCGACGATCCGGAGAAGGGTCTCGTGAACCTGACGCCGGACGCGGGTATCGACTTCCAGCCACACGGCATCAGCCTGTGGCGCGGGCCGGACGGGCGCGAGGTTCTCTTCGTCGTGAATCATCCACCGGATGGTGCGGGTGGGCGCCGGCACAAGATCGTCGTGTTCGATCTGAAAGGGGAAGATCTCGTGCGTCGTCCTACGACACTCGAGGATGACGAGCTGCTGGTCATGCCCAACGACATCGTAGGAGTGGGGCCCGACCGGTTCTACTTGACGAACACCCACGCCAACCCGCCGGGGCTCGGGCAGACCTTGGAGACCTACCTGCGCCTGGCGCGGGCCCGGGTCGTCTACTTCGATGGCGAGCGTTTCCAGCCCGCGATCGAAGGGCTGCAGTACCCGAACGGCATCAACGCGAGCGCGGATGGGCGGCGGATCTACGTGGCTGAAACGACGGGGCAGGTGGTGCGCGTCTACGAGCGTGAGCCGGTTTCCGGCGCGCTCCATTTCCTACGCGAAATTGCAACGGGCAGTGGACTCGACAACGTCGAGGTCGCCGCAGACGGCGCGCTCTGGATCGGCTCCCATCCGAAGATGCTGGCGGTGGGCGCCCATGCCGAGGATCCGGGGCTCCTCTCCCCGTCCCAGGTGCTTCGCGTGGATCCAGAGAGCGGCGTGGTGCGCGAGGTGTACCTCGATCTCGGCGAAGAGGTTTCCGCATCGAGCGTCGCCGCCGTGGACGGCAACCGGTTGCTGATCGGCCAGATCTTCGACGATGGCATCCTCGATTGCACCATGTCTACAGCCAGATAGGGTCGCCGGTGCTCGAAACCTCGAGGAACTCTTCGAGAACCGTCCGGGCGTATCGATCGCCACGGGGGATCCTCTTATACTCCCCGCATGTCGACTTCAACACTGAGCCATCGAAATCCAGTTCGTTCCCTCCGAATGAAGATGCTCGACGCCGCACTGCTGGTGTCCGTAGCGGCGTTCATCGCCCTCGCACCCATCGAAGCGTCCGCTCAGCTTCGCCCCCTGGTGGGCGACATGCTGGCGAACCTCAACGCGCTCGATCGCATCGCGGAGGGTTTGGCGCTCGACGATTGGGATGAGATCGAAGATGCATCTCGCGGATTGCGTTCGCGAGCCGTTCGGATGCGCCTGCTCGATCTGGAATCCCTGCGGATGGATCGTAACCAGGATGCGGTGTGGGACGCCTTCCTCGTGGCCCAGGAACAGGCGTCCCGCGAAATCTCGCTGGCCGTCCGAAATCAGGACCCGTCCGCCGTCATCGCCGCGAAGAAGGGCCTGGTTGGAAACGCCTGCGTGGGCTGCCACGCCACCTTCCGTGATCCACAGAGCCGTCTGCGCGATTCCGTGTTGTACATGACGAATTTCCTGTCGTCGTGGCAGGACATGACGCGCGGTATGATGATCCGCGATTTCGATCTGTTGCGTACGCGGGCCGGTGAGCTCGCTGCCCTTACCGAGATCGTTGGCACAGACGAGGCCCTCGAGGACGCATTTGGTCTCGGAGGCCCAAGCCAGCGACGAAAATTCCGTGGCTTCCTGAGCGCCGTAGCTGACAACGCCAACATCATGAAGGCCGCCGCAGAAGAAGAGGATATCGGCACGATCCTTGCCGCATCCACCACCATGCTCGAAGAAGGCTGCGTGGCATGCCACAAGAAGTTCCGGCACTGACATCGCGAGGCGCGATGAAGGCCGAGAACGACACAGTGGGGCGGTTGCGTCGGCCGATTCGCCTCGTTATGGCGGGGTCGCTCTGCGTTCTGCTCTGCGGGGCCTGTGCCTGGCGTGCAGCGATCCTCTCCCCGGCTGAAGGACTCGTCGCCTTCGACCCGGACGCGGAGCGCTGGATCACCGAAGCAGAAGTATGGGAAGAGATTCTCGCCGCACGTTACGTGTTGTTGGGCGAGCACCACGACAACCCGGACCACCACAGGCTGCAAGCTGGCATCTTGAGAGAGCTTGCAGCTCGCGGACGTCGACCCGCGCTGGCATTCGAGATGCTGGGCGCGGACGTGCGGGACGCCATTGCCGAGTTCCAAGCGGCGGGAAGGGCGGATCCGGAGGCGCTGCGAGGTGTCGTCGAGTGGGATCAGAGCGGCTGGCCGGCGTGGCCCCTGTACGAGCCGATCTTCGCAGCGGGCCTCGACGCGGGGATGCCGATCATTGCAGCCCAGGTGCCGTTGGCTTTGCGGAAGGGTCTCACGGCGGAGGGGCTACAAGCCCTCCCCTCCGGCCCCGTGCGCGAGATCGCGACGCGCCCGCTTCCGGAGGCCTCTCAGGCAGATCTCGAGGA is a window of bacterium DNA encoding:
- a CDS encoding LLM class flavin-dependent oxidoreductase, with translation MTVEVSWFSALCDDDYEFLGVPDPALRSSYEHCRNIVLTADRHGYDNMLLPSGYGLGIDSIAFAGGVAPLLRQIRLLVAVRCGELWPPQLARQLATLDQMLGGRLTVNIISSDLPGQTLESGQRYARTLEIMQVLRTLLDGKPVDFHGEFIDLSLDPPGARTVSGRCPPFYFGGLSEPAREVAAAGADVFLMWPDTLPAVEENLRDMRARAEKHGRTLRFGYRAHVVVRETEEEARAAADRLISKLDDDAGREIREKSLDSQSVGVRRQAELRESAAGDGYAEPNLWTGVGRARSGCGAAIVGDPDQVLAKLQAYEKLGIEAFILSGYPHATECDLFARHVLPQLDHGPLI
- a CDS encoding ChaN family lipoprotein, which gives rise to MKAENDTVGRLRRPIRLVMAGSLCVLLCGACAWRAAILSPAEGLVAFDPDAERWITEAEVWEEILAARYVLLGEHHDNPDHHRLQAGILRELAARGRRPALAFEMLGADVRDAIAEFQAAGRADPEALRGVVEWDQSGWPAWPLYEPIFAAGLDAGMPIIAAQVPLALRKGLTAEGLQALPSGPVREIATRPLPEASQADLEEEIREGHCNRIPLDLIPRMVEIQRIWDAWMADAIRAAATQDGAVLIVGRAHARRERAIPWALAQFEPGAQTLSIAFVEASPDDWQHWADDERHQLSSYDLVYVTRPIDREDPCDRIPVIDPPAES